From the genome of Bos indicus x Bos taurus breed Angus x Brahman F1 hybrid chromosome 14, Bos_hybrid_MaternalHap_v2.0, whole genome shotgun sequence, one region includes:
- the POLR2K gene encoding DNA-directed RNA polymerases I, II, and III subunit RPABC4 — MDTQKDVQPPKQQPMIYICGECHTENEIKSRDPIRCRECGYRIMYKKRTKRLVVFDAR; from the exons ATGGACACCCAGAAGGACGTTCAACCCCCAAAGCAGCAGCCAATGATATATATCTGTGGAG aatgtcacacagaaaatgaaataaaatcaagggATCCCATCCGATGCAGAGAATGTGGATACAGAATAATGTACAAGAAAAGGACTAAAAGAT TGGTGGTTTTTGATGCTCGGTGA